A window of Haliscomenobacter hydrossis DSM 1100 contains these coding sequences:
- a CDS encoding DoxX-like family protein codes for MANNRLYTLLTYCIAMVWMANGLFCKVLNLVPRHEQIVARILGEAYARPLTLAIGLAEIGMAIWVLSRIKPRLNAVLQMAVVATMNTLEFFMVPDLLLWGKLNAFFAFLFVLLIYYHEFHLRAFKKL; via the coding sequence ATGGCCAACAACCGCCTTTATACCCTATTGACTTATTGCATTGCCATGGTTTGGATGGCAAATGGACTTTTTTGCAAAGTACTTAACCTGGTTCCCCGACACGAACAAATCGTGGCCAGAATTTTAGGGGAGGCCTATGCAAGGCCGCTGACGCTTGCAATTGGACTTGCCGAAATCGGCATGGCCATCTGGGTTTTGAGCAGGATCAAACCCCGTTTAAATGCAGTTTTACAAATGGCGGTGGTGGCGACCATGAACACGCTTGAATTTTTTATGGTACCCGACTTATTACTATGGGGTAAACTCAATGCATTTTTTGCATTTTTGTTCGTCCTGCTCATTTATTACCATGAATTTCATTTGAGAGCCTTTAAAAAATTATGA
- a CDS encoding helix-turn-helix domain-containing protein, whose protein sequence is MLYLFGIFTSFYLFTLLLLKRNQSFADRMLSIWMVVMGLHQVIHYLDYAKISYQYPHLLGLGFALPLLHGVLLYFYVLALTAQKQLSLKLVLPHFIPFILLIGLAIPFYALSGKEKIEVFSNHGAGYEWYSLTQISLIILSGTAYVVWSLVLIRRSQLSLKKWHLQWLQYLSIGLAAIWMLVLFFDDGVIFSGVSLLVLLIGILGINQVPVFSGHFESNFTERDRNKMVAESSPVRYAKSGLKADASDELFARLELLMEKEAVYKNNELTLSELAAMLDVHANSLSQVINEKVGKNFYNYINTLRVGAFINLAAQPDKQHYSLLALAFECGFNSKSTFNKYFKAVMGETPSAHFGLLRS, encoded by the coding sequence ATGTTGTACCTGTTCGGAATTTTCACCTCCTTTTACCTGTTTACCTTGCTTTTGCTCAAACGAAATCAGTCATTTGCGGATCGAATGCTCAGCATTTGGATGGTGGTGATGGGCTTGCATCAAGTGATTCATTACCTGGATTATGCTAAAATCTCCTATCAATATCCCCATTTATTGGGCCTGGGTTTTGCCCTGCCTTTGTTACATGGGGTCTTGCTTTATTTTTATGTACTGGCCTTGACGGCACAAAAGCAGCTGAGTCTGAAACTGGTTTTGCCTCATTTTATCCCTTTTATCCTGCTGATTGGATTGGCCATCCCATTTTATGCCCTGTCGGGAAAGGAAAAGATCGAAGTTTTTAGCAATCATGGTGCGGGCTACGAGTGGTATAGCCTTACCCAAATCAGCCTCATTATCCTGTCTGGTACTGCTTACGTAGTTTGGTCTTTGGTGTTGATTCGACGCAGTCAATTAAGTTTGAAAAAATGGCATTTGCAATGGCTCCAATACCTGTCAATTGGCCTTGCCGCAATCTGGATGTTGGTGCTTTTTTTTGATGATGGGGTCATTTTTTCGGGCGTTAGCCTGTTGGTACTCTTGATCGGTATTTTGGGTATCAATCAGGTTCCCGTCTTTAGTGGCCATTTTGAATCCAACTTTACAGAAAGGGATAGGAACAAAATGGTGGCCGAATCCAGTCCTGTCCGTTACGCCAAATCGGGTTTAAAAGCCGACGCATCGGATGAGCTTTTTGCAAGACTAGAGTTATTGATGGAAAAAGAAGCGGTGTATAAAAACAACGAACTCACCCTTAGCGAGCTTGCTGCTATGCTGGATGTTCACGCCAATAGCCTATCGCAGGTGATCAATGAAAAAGTGGGGAAGAATTTTTACAATTACATCAATACTTTGCGGGTGGGGGCGTTCATCAATCTGGCCGCCCAACCCGACAAGCAGCATTATTCACTCCTGGCACTGGCTTTTGAGTGCGGGTTCAATTCGAAATCTACTTTTAACAAGTACTTTAAGGCAGTGATGGGGGAAACGCCTTCGGCTCATTTTGGGTTGCTGAGAAGTTGA
- a CDS encoding NAD-dependent epimerase/dehydratase family protein yields the protein MKVLITGSTGHLGEALVRTLKDLNQEVIGIDLLPSPFTDKVGSIADRPFVAQSMQGVDVVLHTATLHKPHVATHSRRDFVDTNITGTLNLLEEAVLAGVKSFVYTSTTSTFGDALTPAAGLPAAWVTEEVTPIPKNIYGVTKTAAEDLCQLFHRNQGLPCIILKTSRFFPEEDDQKELRQTYDDTNAKANELLYRRVDVEDVVSAHLRAIEKAETIGFGKYIISATSPFTKAELLDLNTDAPAVVKGLFPFYEALYAKQDWKMFPKIGRVYVNDLARKELGWAPKYDFAHVLDCLKNGENIFSPLTYTLGKKGYHQLKFKEGPYPV from the coding sequence ATGAAAGTACTGATCACTGGCAGCACTGGCCACCTCGGAGAAGCCCTGGTGCGCACTTTGAAAGACCTGAATCAGGAAGTAATTGGCATCGACCTGCTTCCTTCCCCGTTCACCGATAAAGTAGGCTCCATCGCCGACCGCCCGTTTGTTGCACAAAGTATGCAGGGCGTAGATGTTGTGCTCCACACGGCTACTTTGCACAAGCCACATGTTGCTACACATTCTCGCCGTGATTTTGTGGATACCAACATCACCGGAACCCTAAATCTGTTGGAAGAAGCCGTTTTAGCTGGCGTTAAAAGTTTTGTCTACACCAGCACGACCAGCACCTTCGGAGACGCACTAACACCCGCAGCAGGCCTGCCCGCTGCCTGGGTAACCGAGGAAGTTACCCCCATCCCAAAAAATATTTATGGCGTGACTAAAACGGCAGCGGAAGACCTTTGTCAACTTTTCCACCGCAACCAGGGCCTCCCCTGCATCATCCTCAAAACCTCCCGTTTTTTTCCGGAAGAAGATGACCAAAAAGAACTCCGACAAACCTACGACGACACCAATGCCAAAGCCAACGAGTTGCTGTACCGCAGAGTCGATGTTGAAGATGTAGTCAGTGCACACCTCCGCGCCATTGAAAAAGCCGAAACCATCGGGTTTGGCAAATACATCATCAGTGCTACTTCACCCTTTACCAAAGCTGAACTCCTGGATTTGAATACGGATGCTCCTGCGGTCGTAAAAGGATTGTTCCCGTTCTACGAAGCACTTTATGCGAAACAAGACTGGAAAATGTTCCCCAAAATTGGTCGGGTCTACGTCAATGATTTGGCGAGAAAAGAACTGGGCTGGGCACCTAAGTATGATTTTGCCCACGTTTTGGATTGTTTAAAGAATGGGGAAAACATCTTTAGTCCATTGACTTATACTTTGGGCAAAAAGGGATACCATCAGCTGAAATTTAAAGAAGGCCCTTATCCGGTGTAA
- a CDS encoding alpha/beta fold hydrolase gives MNRLMIFTLLLSLLSCKMEDPATPGLLVPKTVDQDPALPQLAINGTLLHVETFGKASDPLLVLIHGGPGGDYRSLLQAKVFASKGYFVIFYDQRGTGLSQRVDRSVFAGADAIQLMIDDLGKLIEHFQVVNTQKVFLMGHSWGAMLATAFVNQHPEKISGVVLAEPGGFTWTQTEAYLSRSNKIKLFSEALNNALYPEQFFAGRNEHEVLDYKASFFGSFENAPGNTIGNAGQYPSWRNGAVAFSALIDNAEQRGFDFTTNLQQYPTKILFLYSELNQAYQLEWAKTVAAPYPNVQMETIKDSGHEMLYFGWDHVYTKSLTYLNELK, from the coding sequence ATGAATCGACTAATGATTTTCACGCTTTTACTCAGCCTGCTTTCCTGCAAAATGGAAGATCCGGCTACCCCTGGTCTACTCGTCCCCAAAACGGTGGACCAAGACCCTGCCCTACCCCAGTTGGCCATCAATGGCACTTTGCTCCATGTGGAAACCTTCGGCAAAGCAAGTGATCCTTTGTTGGTATTGATCCACGGCGGACCCGGCGGCGATTACCGCTCGCTGCTCCAGGCCAAAGTGTTTGCCAGCAAGGGCTATTTCGTCATTTTTTACGATCAACGGGGCACTGGATTGTCCCAACGTGTAGACCGCAGCGTCTTTGCGGGTGCCGACGCCATCCAATTGATGATCGACGATTTGGGGAAATTGATTGAACATTTTCAAGTGGTCAATACCCAAAAAGTCTTCCTCATGGGGCATTCCTGGGGCGCCATGCTGGCTACTGCTTTTGTCAATCAACATCCTGAAAAAATCAGCGGGGTGGTGCTGGCCGAACCCGGAGGCTTTACCTGGACGCAAACCGAAGCATACCTCAGCAGGTCGAACAAAATCAAACTGTTTTCGGAAGCCCTCAACAACGCCTTGTACCCCGAGCAATTTTTTGCAGGCCGGAACGAACACGAGGTCCTGGATTACAAAGCTTCCTTTTTTGGCAGTTTTGAAAACGCTCCAGGCAACACCATCGGCAATGCCGGACAATATCCTTCCTGGCGCAACGGCGCAGTGGCCTTTTCTGCATTGATCGACAATGCGGAACAACGGGGCTTTGACTTCACCACGAACCTGCAGCAATACCCCACCAAAATTTTGTTCCTCTACAGCGAATTGAACCAGGCTTATCAGCTGGAATGGGCCAAAACGGTAGCGGCGCCCTATCCCAACGTTCAAATGGAAACAATCAAAGACTCTGGTCACGAAATGTTGTACTTCGGCTGGGACCATGTATACACCAAATCACTCACCTATTTAAATGAATTGAAATGA
- a CDS encoding iron chaperone — MAKTDYKSVDEYIALQDPDKQAALEELRQFIRSLLPPSATEAISYQMPMYKYLGNLVGFACFAKHYSFVTANASTLEQFRAELKDYKFSPSAIQLPYGKPLPSELLGHIIQQRIVENERLAAQKKQK; from the coding sequence ATGGCTAAAACTGACTATAAATCCGTTGACGAATACATTGCCCTGCAAGACCCCGATAAGCAGGCTGCCCTGGAAGAACTCCGCCAGTTCATTCGCAGCCTCTTGCCGCCCAGCGCCACCGAGGCCATTAGTTACCAAATGCCGATGTACAAGTACCTGGGCAACCTGGTGGGTTTTGCCTGCTTTGCCAAACATTACAGCTTTGTCACCGCGAATGCCTCAACGCTGGAGCAATTCCGGGCAGAGCTGAAAGACTATAAGTTTTCCCCTTCCGCCATCCAATTGCCTTATGGGAAGCCCCTACCAAGCGAACTTTTGGGGCACATCATTCAGCAACGCATTGTGGAGAATGAAAGGCTGGCGGCGCAAAAAAAGCAGAAATAG
- a CDS encoding class I SAM-dependent methyltransferase produces MLKFLKKIFTRVQASPAPQLIAAQLRKPSGVFAKQVGKRMNESNRLLYELVLQHLDVQAGNQVLEIGFGNGKFFKDVLLKAEQLKLYGLDFSEQMAQEARKNNTDLIQKGVLDVQMGSSEKLPYNAEMFDAVFCINVIYFWESPATHLQEIRRVLKPGGKFYIGVRPKSVLEKLPFAEHGFHLRDTPEIEAMLQQNGFSLLNTHQQTEPPVTMYGATYDMQGMCMVFEKKA; encoded by the coding sequence ATGTTGAAATTCCTCAAAAAAATCTTCACCCGCGTTCAAGCCTCGCCTGCTCCGCAGCTCATTGCCGCGCAATTGCGCAAACCCTCCGGTGTTTTTGCCAAGCAAGTAGGCAAAAGAATGAATGAAAGCAATCGATTGTTGTACGAACTGGTTTTGCAACACCTGGATGTACAAGCGGGTAATCAGGTGCTCGAAATCGGGTTTGGCAATGGGAAGTTTTTTAAAGATGTACTACTCAAAGCCGAGCAACTCAAGCTCTACGGCCTTGATTTTTCGGAACAAATGGCACAAGAAGCCCGGAAGAACAATACGGATTTGATTCAAAAGGGCGTGCTGGATGTCCAGATGGGCAGCAGCGAAAAACTCCCCTACAATGCGGAAATGTTTGATGCGGTATTTTGCATCAATGTGATTTATTTTTGGGAAAGCCCTGCTACCCACCTGCAAGAAATCCGTCGGGTGTTGAAGCCGGGTGGGAAATTTTACATCGGTGTTCGCCCGAAATCTGTATTGGAGAAATTGCCTTTTGCCGAGCACGGATTTCACCTGCGCGATACACCAGAAATTGAAGCCATGCTACAGCAAAACGGATTCAGCCTACTCAATACGCATCAACAAACGGAGCCACCCGTAACCATGTACGGCGCTACGTACGACATGCAGGGCATGTGTATGGTTTTTGAAAAAAAGGCATAA